In Actinomadura luteofluorescens, the sequence TGTCCTTGCCCATGAAGTAGTAGGACAGGGCCTCAGGGTCCTGCCACCAGGCGCGCCACGCCTCGGGGTCGCCGGAGCGCCGCGCCCACTCCACCGACGCGGAGAAGTAGCCGACGACGGCGTCGAACCAGACGTACAGCTTCTTGGCCGGGTTGTCACGCCAGCCGTCCAGCGGGATGGGCACGCCCCAGTCGAGGTCGCGGCTGATCGCGCGCGGCTGCATGTCGTCGAGCAGGTTCAGCGCGAACTTCAGCACGTTCGGCCGCCACTGGCCCTGCTTGCCCCGCAGATAGCGTCCGAGGACCTCGGTGAACGCGGGCAGGTCGAGCATGAAGTGCTCGGTCTCGGTGAACTTCGGCGTCTCGCCGTTGATCCGCGACACCGGGTTGATCAGGTCGATCGGGTCGAGCTGGTTGCCGCAGTTGTCGCACTGGTCGCCGCGCGCCCCGTCGTACCCGCAGATGGGGCAGGTGCCCTCGATGTAGCGGTCCGGGAGCGTCCGGCCGGTGGACGGCGAGATCGCGCCCATCGTCCTGGTCGGGAAGATGTAGCCGTTGTCGTACAGGCCCTTGAAGACCTCCTGCACGACCGCGTAGTGGTTCAGCGTCGTGGTCCGCGTGAACAGGTCGTAGGACATCCCGAGGCCGTACAGGTCCTCGGCGATCACGGAGCTGTAGCGGTCGGCCAGCTCGCGCGCCGTCACGCCCTCCTTGTCGGCCTGCACCTGGATCGGGGTGCCGTGCTCGTCGGTGCCGCTGACCATCAGGACCTTGTTGCCCGCCATCCGCTGGTAGCGGCTGAACATGTCGGCGGGCAGCGCGAAACCGGAGACGTGCCCGATGTGACGGGGCCCGTTGGCGTACGGCCATGCGGGCGCGGTCAAGATATGACGGCTTGACGAGGACATGGAATCAAGGGTAGTCGCGTCACGGAGGCCGCGGCACGCGAGTAACCTGGCTCGGCGTCACAGCAGGACCAGCGGAGGCGGGAACCCAAGGCATGGCCCAGACCACGTCCGATCAGGCGGTCGCCCGGGACGCCGGCGAGGCGGAACCGGACGCGCCCTCCCTCCCCTC encodes:
- the metG gene encoding methionine--tRNA ligase; translation: MSSSSRHILTAPAWPYANGPRHIGHVSGFALPADMFSRYQRMAGNKVLMVSGTDEHGTPIQVQADKEGVTARELADRYSSVIAEDLYGLGMSYDLFTRTTTLNHYAVVQEVFKGLYDNGYIFPTRTMGAISPSTGRTLPDRYIEGTCPICGYDGARGDQCDNCGNQLDPIDLINPVSRINGETPKFTETEHFMLDLPAFTEVLGRYLRGKQGQWRPNVLKFALNLLDDMQPRAISRDLDWGVPIPLDGWRDNPAKKLYVWFDAVVGYFSASVEWARRSGDPEAWRAWWQDPEALSYYFMGKDNIVFHAEIWPAMLLGYGGQGDKGGTPGSLGALNVPTEVVSSEFLTMEGRKFSSSRQVVIYVKDFLERYDVDALRYYVAVAGPENQDTDFTWSEFVRRNNDELVAAWGNLVNRSVNMAAKNFGAIPEAGDLTDADRALLQRSRAAFGAVGAELGRSRFKNSITEALDVVRDANKYLSDQAPWKLKDDPERVKSILHTALQVVDDAKTLLTPFLPNSSQKVYEMLGGQGVWSGMPELETVSEEGGPDYRVLTGDYATEARWESMPIKPGVPLAKPVPLFKKLETSVVDEELARLEQKA